One window of Dyadobacter sandarakinus genomic DNA carries:
- a CDS encoding alkaline phosphatase family protein, protein MMYKNKITTWLLYLHCTLLMVVSAEAQSKVQMPVRGLCAHRGCMDTHPENTLPAFREAVRLGAQMIEFDIQLTRDSAMVIMHDDAVDRTTDGTGKVSNLTFAQVRAMDAGIKKSPQFKGTQVPTFEETLAMMPENVWLNCHLKGDEAVGAKAAAVLARSGRLHQAFLTCSEKAAGAARRAVPGIRICNGENSYRKDTPRYVQATVGMHADFIQLLRHEPGEDRKEVMQMLKNNQVKVNYFYAKTPDELGALYAEGVDFVLVNNVADFLPEAKKLGIKPVIPTYGNTRAAVQQNSLKLKNKTLIVFFDGLRPDYITPEQMPNLYAFKQKASYGKNHHSVFPTVTRVNSSSYGTGSYPGTHGLLGNAVFFPKVNPAKAVGTTYEDLMKVQESESGKLLTAVSMGEVLDAAGERMMVFSSGTTGQAYLQNPAVGRGAIINHELILPASLRDQVMAELGPVNTGNGDIYAKHKWVADALFRYGLQEDGPLVSAIWFSDPDGAAHKYGIGSEQAVSAIKYVDGQFGRILDTLSARGLREHYNILISTDHGFVTHTGKQNLSDLLISEGLKKDKDSDDVVIAEGAIYVKNHQEDTIRKIVAVLHKTPWIGAVFTKPKQKNSLQGWVDGTLSFDAIHYNHPVRSGDILVAPNWNDYKNDKGYAGSDFSGGVAGHGGSSPYEINIALMADGPDFKDAFQGDLPSSNVDIAPTVLALYGLPVPRVMDGRVLTEYFVKPAKSTGKSRKEKIRTEAAYPWGTYKLLLETTLLGPYRYIDFTKTERTGSPDAK, encoded by the coding sequence ATGATGTATAAAAACAAAATAACTACCTGGCTGCTGTACCTGCATTGTACCCTGCTGATGGTCGTGAGCGCGGAGGCGCAATCCAAAGTTCAAATGCCCGTGCGGGGGTTGTGTGCCCACCGCGGCTGCATGGATACGCATCCGGAAAATACGCTGCCCGCCTTCCGGGAGGCAGTGCGCCTGGGAGCGCAGATGATCGAGTTTGATATTCAGCTGACCAGAGACAGCGCGATGGTAATCATGCACGACGATGCCGTGGACCGTACAACGGATGGTACCGGCAAGGTTTCGAACCTCACGTTTGCACAGGTGCGGGCCATGGATGCAGGCATTAAAAAATCGCCGCAGTTCAAAGGCACACAGGTGCCGACTTTTGAAGAAACCCTTGCAATGATGCCCGAAAATGTGTGGCTGAACTGCCACCTGAAAGGCGACGAAGCGGTGGGCGCGAAAGCCGCCGCAGTGCTGGCGAGGTCGGGCAGGCTGCACCAGGCTTTCCTGACCTGCTCCGAAAAGGCGGCCGGAGCGGCGCGCCGGGCTGTGCCGGGCATCCGCATCTGCAATGGTGAGAACAGCTACCGGAAAGACACGCCCCGGTACGTGCAGGCCACCGTCGGCATGCATGCCGATTTCATACAGCTCCTGCGCCATGAACCCGGCGAAGACAGAAAAGAGGTGATGCAAATGCTGAAAAATAACCAGGTAAAGGTCAACTACTTTTATGCTAAAACACCTGACGAGCTGGGTGCTCTCTATGCAGAAGGGGTTGATTTTGTACTGGTAAATAACGTTGCCGACTTTCTGCCGGAAGCTAAAAAGCTGGGTATCAAACCGGTTATACCAACTTATGGCAATACCCGGGCAGCGGTTCAGCAAAACAGTCTGAAATTAAAAAACAAGACCCTCATCGTCTTCTTCGACGGCCTGCGTCCAGACTACATCACGCCCGAGCAAATGCCCAATTTGTACGCTTTTAAACAAAAAGCCTCCTACGGAAAAAATCATCACAGCGTGTTTCCGACCGTAACGCGGGTAAACTCCTCTTCCTATGGTACCGGCTCCTATCCGGGCACGCACGGACTGCTGGGCAATGCTGTGTTTTTCCCGAAAGTAAACCCCGCCAAAGCCGTGGGCACTACTTACGAGGACCTGATGAAAGTGCAGGAATCGGAATCCGGAAAACTGCTCACAGCGGTCTCCATGGGCGAAGTCCTGGACGCTGCGGGCGAGCGGATGATGGTTTTCAGCTCAGGAACCACAGGCCAGGCCTACCTGCAAAATCCTGCTGTGGGCCGCGGTGCGATCATTAACCATGAGCTCATCCTGCCTGCGTCCCTCCGCGATCAGGTGATGGCTGAGCTCGGCCCGGTCAATACCGGAAATGGTGACATTTATGCCAAACACAAGTGGGTAGCCGACGCCCTGTTCCGGTACGGACTGCAGGAGGATGGTCCCCTGGTAAGTGCGATCTGGTTTTCTGACCCGGATGGTGCGGCGCACAAGTACGGCATCGGCTCGGAACAGGCAGTGTCTGCGATCAAATATGTCGATGGGCAGTTTGGCAGAATACTCGACACGTTATCGGCAAGAGGACTGCGCGAGCATTACAATATCCTGATTTCTACGGACCACGGTTTCGTAACCCACACGGGCAAACAAAACCTGAGCGATCTCCTGATTTCGGAGGGGCTGAAAAAAGACAAGGATTCAGATGATGTTGTGATTGCCGAGGGCGCCATTTATGTCAAAAACCACCAGGAAGATACCATCCGGAAAATTGTTGCAGTCCTGCACAAAACGCCTTGGATTGGTGCTGTTTTTACAAAACCCAAACAGAAAAACAGCTTGCAGGGCTGGGTGGACGGCACGCTCTCCTTTGACGCCATCCATTACAATCATCCGGTGCGCTCGGGCGACATCCTGGTAGCGCCCAACTGGAACGACTACAAAAATGACAAGGGATATGCAGGTTCGGATTTCTCGGGCGGTGTGGCCGGACATGGCGGTTCCAGTCCTTACGAGATCAACATTGCCCTGATGGCCGACGGGCCGGATTTCAAAGATGCATTCCAGGGAGATCTTCCTTCTTCCAACGTTGACATTGCACCTACGGTACTCGCACTTTACGGTCTTCCGGTTCCCAGGGTAATGGACGGCCGGGTACTGACCGAATACTTTGTAAAACCTGCCAAATCAACCGGAAAATCAAGAAAAGAGAAGATCCGGACTGAGGCTGCCTATCCCTGGGGTACGTATAAATTACTGCTTGAAACCACCTTGCTTGGGCCTTACCGCTACATTGATTTTACAAAAACAGAAAGGACAGGCAGCCCGGATGCTAAATAA
- a CDS encoding SusD/RagB family nutrient-binding outer membrane lipoprotein: MFKKAYIPFFLCLTLLVSCTNGFEELNTDPNRPKEITPGVMLGQLQYQIVNSTVNASRNFTHELMQVDAPRASAGGGGLHRYIVNPGSGVWSNFYTYLNDIEDIYLIADQLNENNYKAIALIYKTWSYSILTDLYGDVPYSQATKAIEGNFKPTFDKQKDIYIQLLSNLETANTLLDPTRALTYGGDMLYNSNALSAGQNPGILKWKKFCNSLRLRLLLRISKREGEVNVKEQITAILADPAKYPIFTTNADEAIFRYPGTFPFFNPFYNARQVDWRDGNYYTRFFMDYMNQVNDPRRAAWATQVKSATENVYRGIESGYPTSLEYAVGSNSSYSDALKTLPQLGVMMTLAEVEFIKAELALKGYVTGATPQKHYESGIAASMNQWGVTLPAGFTEQPGIIFNAAATADKQLEQIMLQKYYAYYFVDYQSWFEKRRTGYPVLPRGAGIPAENNFPNRVPYPTYLQSLNPEALAGAVASMGGDDSDIKVWWDK; this comes from the coding sequence ATGTTTAAAAAAGCATATATTCCTTTTTTCCTTTGTCTGACCCTGCTGGTATCGTGTACCAACGGGTTTGAGGAGCTGAACACCGATCCCAACCGGCCCAAAGAAATCACCCCGGGCGTGATGCTGGGACAGCTCCAATACCAGATCGTGAACAGCACGGTGAATGCAAGCCGGAATTTTACCCACGAACTCATGCAGGTGGACGCACCCCGGGCCAGTGCGGGCGGAGGCGGGCTGCACCGGTATATCGTGAACCCGGGAAGCGGGGTTTGGAGTAATTTTTATACGTATCTCAATGATATCGAGGACATTTACCTCATTGCCGACCAGCTGAATGAGAACAACTACAAGGCCATTGCGCTAATCTACAAGACGTGGAGTTACTCCATTCTCACAGACTTGTACGGGGACGTGCCTTATTCACAGGCAACCAAAGCGATTGAAGGAAACTTTAAGCCAACATTTGACAAGCAGAAAGACATTTACATCCAGCTGCTCAGCAACCTTGAAACTGCCAACACGCTGCTGGATCCGACGAGAGCGCTGACTTACGGAGGAGATATGCTGTACAACTCCAATGCATTATCGGCCGGACAAAATCCGGGGATCCTCAAATGGAAAAAGTTCTGCAATTCCCTGCGACTGCGCCTGCTTTTAAGGATTTCAAAGCGCGAGGGCGAGGTGAATGTAAAAGAGCAGATCACGGCCATACTCGCCGATCCGGCAAAATACCCGATTTTTACAACCAATGCAGACGAAGCGATTTTCCGGTATCCGGGTACATTTCCGTTTTTCAATCCTTTCTACAATGCAAGGCAGGTCGACTGGCGCGACGGTAATTACTACACCAGATTCTTTATGGATTACATGAACCAGGTCAATGATCCGCGGCGGGCAGCATGGGCTACACAGGTAAAATCGGCCACCGAAAACGTGTATCGAGGCATTGAAAGCGGCTATCCCACCAGTCTGGAATATGCGGTAGGCAGCAATTCCAGCTACTCCGACGCACTGAAAACCCTGCCCCAACTCGGCGTTATGATGACACTCGCAGAAGTAGAATTCATCAAAGCCGAGCTTGCCCTCAAAGGATATGTGACCGGCGCTACCCCGCAAAAGCATTACGAGTCCGGTATTGCAGCCTCCATGAACCAGTGGGGCGTAACCCTGCCCGCCGGCTTTACGGAGCAGCCCGGTATCATTTTCAATGCAGCCGCAACCGCCGACAAGCAACTTGAACAAATTATGCTGCAGAAGTACTATGCCTACTATTTTGTGGATTACCAGTCCTGGTTTGAAAAGCGGCGGACGGGCTATCCGGTGCTGCCGCGCGGTGCAGGCATCCCGGCGGAGAACAATTTTCCGAATCGTGTTCCCTACCCTACTTACCTGCAGTCGCTCAACCCTGAAGCCCTGGCGGGTGCCGTGGCATCCATGGGCGGCGATGACAGTGATATTAAAGTCTGGTGGGACAAGTAA
- a CDS encoding SusC/RagA family TonB-linked outer membrane protein, with product MKVRLLPAFFALLCGLVMHLHLSAQSLTIRGKVTAPAGDALPGVNVLIKGSSAGTTTDESGNYSLPMPSSNATLIFSAIGFLPQERAVGNQSVINVALQEDTKMLNEVVVTALGIKREEKSLGFAAQTINENAVKDAKSNNWVNTLSGKVAGLNIQGAGAGPMGSARITLRGESSLNLDNNQALIVVDGVPVSSRITGTGFNSHLSADSPVDYGSSLSDINPDDIEKVTVLKGPGATALYGSRAAGGAIIITTKSGVRKDKGIGITVNSNFSFDQINRYPDYQFEYGEGRTSAYYSYLDSEDGPNTGTTVAAGRAWGPRFNGQSYFQYNPDAPDGRPTMRTPWVAHKDYISGFFQTGTTFSNSVSIEGGSENSSARLSLTHLKNKWIIPNTGFERLNAALSVSQRVSDRLKINGKVNYANKKSDNLPMAGYNNQSLMYFLILGTTPNIKPEWFKPYWEPGLENVKQRSPFNPTPDNPYLGMYEMLNKINKHGVIGNVSASYEISKKFDLLVRTGLDMAFEFRSQQRPFSMTRYPRGMYREQNVFTYESNTDFLLSYKDKIAGLIDVTASGGANAMRQSYDFAGIYADQLAQPGIYQISNSLDQAVADPLKTKKAINSIYAASQFSWDEKIFIDITGRNDWSSTLPYGNNSFFYPSVSSSFLLNELFALPQAVSFAKLRASWAQVGNDTRPYQTARYYDRIYGNSFTNSSTLFNADLKPEITASYEFGLDLRLLKNVVGLDVAYYNNNSRNQILAIPLDPVSGYNNALINAGLINSRGVEVKLTGKPMTRRNFSWNTTLLWSSNRSYVRELASGITNQVIYAHNTNVSIEARVGGLMGDMYGRGFQRSPDGQIIYSSVGLPAALDPENKKWGNAFADWKASLSNEFTIRNVRVSLLLDGQKGGSMFSQTNHKNNTLGKTKVTLPGRDEGIVGQGVVKQPDGTFTPNTVRVPASSYYDNYYQIANAETNIFDASFLKIRELRVEFNLPQALSARLRLRQTSLAFFGRDLFNFTKFPGFDPEGGNLNNGTLTPGVELAQFPSTRTMGMNLTLKF from the coding sequence ATGAAAGTACGGTTACTGCCGGCATTCTTTGCCTTGCTGTGCGGACTTGTTATGCACCTGCACCTGTCTGCACAGTCTCTCACCATCCGCGGTAAGGTTACCGCACCAGCCGGCGATGCCCTGCCGGGCGTCAATGTGCTCATCAAGGGCAGCAGCGCGGGCACTACCACCGACGAAAGCGGCAACTATTCCCTCCCTATGCCGTCTTCCAATGCCACCCTTATTTTCTCAGCCATCGGGTTTCTTCCGCAGGAGCGGGCAGTTGGCAATCAGTCGGTGATCAACGTTGCTTTGCAGGAAGATACCAAAATGCTGAATGAAGTGGTGGTGACTGCTTTGGGGATCAAACGGGAAGAAAAATCGCTGGGCTTTGCGGCGCAGACGATCAATGAAAATGCGGTAAAAGATGCCAAATCCAACAACTGGGTCAATACACTTTCCGGAAAAGTAGCCGGACTGAACATCCAGGGCGCGGGCGCGGGACCTATGGGCTCGGCCAGGATCACGCTCCGGGGTGAGTCGTCGCTGAACCTGGATAACAACCAGGCGCTCATTGTGGTCGACGGCGTGCCTGTGAGCAGCAGAATCACGGGTACGGGTTTCAACTCGCATTTGTCGGCCGACAGCCCGGTAGACTATGGGTCGAGCCTGTCGGACATCAATCCCGATGATATTGAGAAGGTTACCGTGCTGAAAGGTCCCGGTGCTACGGCATTGTACGGCAGCCGGGCCGCGGGTGGCGCGATCATCATCACGACGAAATCGGGCGTAAGAAAAGACAAAGGCATTGGCATAACCGTCAATTCAAATTTCAGTTTTGACCAGATTAACCGCTATCCCGACTATCAGTTTGAGTACGGCGAGGGTCGCACGAGCGCGTACTACTCTTACCTCGACAGCGAAGACGGCCCGAATACGGGTACCACCGTAGCTGCCGGCCGTGCCTGGGGACCCAGGTTTAACGGCCAATCGTACTTCCAGTACAACCCCGATGCACCCGATGGCCGGCCAACGATGCGTACGCCCTGGGTCGCCCACAAGGATTACATTTCCGGATTTTTCCAGACGGGTACTACCTTTTCCAACAGTGTGTCCATTGAAGGCGGCAGTGAAAACAGCTCGGCACGCCTCTCACTCACACATTTGAAAAACAAATGGATCATACCCAATACCGGCTTTGAGCGGCTGAATGCAGCATTATCGGTAAGTCAGCGCGTTTCGGACCGGCTCAAAATCAATGGAAAAGTTAATTATGCCAATAAAAAGAGCGACAACCTGCCGATGGCCGGGTACAACAACCAGTCGCTCATGTACTTCCTGATCCTGGGCACCACGCCCAACATCAAACCGGAATGGTTTAAGCCATATTGGGAACCGGGACTCGAAAATGTGAAGCAGCGCAGTCCATTTAATCCCACACCCGACAATCCGTACCTGGGCATGTACGAAATGCTCAACAAGATTAACAAACACGGGGTAATTGGAAACGTATCAGCCAGTTATGAAATCTCAAAAAAGTTTGACCTGCTGGTACGCACCGGTCTGGATATGGCTTTCGAGTTCCGCTCGCAGCAGCGGCCTTTCAGCATGACGCGCTACCCGCGAGGCATGTACCGTGAGCAGAATGTGTTTACCTACGAATCCAATACGGACTTTTTACTCAGCTACAAGGACAAAATTGCCGGGCTGATCGATGTGACTGCTTCGGGTGGAGCGAATGCCATGCGGCAGTCGTACGACTTTGCGGGCATCTATGCCGACCAGCTTGCGCAACCCGGCATTTACCAGATCTCCAACAGCCTTGACCAGGCTGTAGCCGATCCTTTGAAAACCAAAAAAGCCATCAACAGCATATATGCAGCCTCCCAGTTTTCATGGGACGAGAAGATTTTCATTGATATCACGGGCCGGAACGACTGGTCGAGTACGCTGCCTTATGGCAACAACTCCTTCTTTTACCCCTCGGTGAGTTCCAGCTTTTTGTTGAATGAACTGTTTGCATTGCCCCAGGCAGTTTCGTTCGCCAAGCTTCGTGCCTCCTGGGCGCAGGTCGGGAATGATACCCGCCCCTACCAGACCGCCCGGTATTATGACCGGATTTACGGCAACAGTTTTACCAACTCCTCCACCCTTTTCAATGCAGACCTGAAACCGGAAATTACGGCGAGCTACGAGTTCGGGCTGGACCTGCGCCTGCTGAAAAATGTGGTGGGACTTGACGTGGCCTACTACAACAACAACAGCCGCAACCAGATTCTCGCCATCCCGCTCGACCCCGTTTCGGGGTATAACAATGCGCTCATCAATGCAGGGCTCATCAACAGCCGCGGCGTGGAGGTAAAACTTACGGGCAAACCGATGACCCGCCGCAATTTCAGCTGGAACACTACTTTGCTCTGGTCGAGCAACCGCAGCTATGTGCGCGAGCTGGCGTCGGGCATTACCAACCAGGTTATTTATGCGCACAATACCAATGTAAGCATTGAGGCCCGCGTGGGCGGACTGATGGGCGATATGTACGGACGCGGCTTCCAGCGGTCTCCGGACGGACAGATCATTTACTCGTCGGTGGGGCTGCCTGCCGCGCTGGACCCTGAAAACAAGAAATGGGGAAATGCATTTGCAGACTGGAAAGCCAGCTTGTCCAATGAATTTACAATCAGAAACGTGCGCGTCAGTCTGCTCCTGGATGGACAGAAAGGCGGAAGTATGTTTTCACAAACCAATCATAAGAACAATACCCTGGGCAAGACCAAAGTGACCCTGCCGGGCCGGGATGAGGGCATTGTAGGCCAGGGGGTGGTAAAACAGCCGGACGGAACATTCACGCCCAACACCGTGCGTGTGCCGGCGAGCTCTTACTACGACAACTACTATCAGATCGCGAATGCAGAGACCAATATTTTTGACGCTTCTTTCTTGAAAATCAGGGAGCTGCGTGTGGAGTTCAACCTGCCCCAGGCGCTGTCGGCCAGGCTGCGGCTGCGGCAGACGAGCCTTGCGTTTTTTGGCCGCGACCTGTTCAACTTTACGAAGTTCCCCGGCTTTGATCCCGAGGGCGGCAACCTGAATAACGGTACGCTCACGCCGGGCGTGGAGCTGGCCCAGTTTCCGTCTACCCGCACGATGGGAATGAACCTTACCTTGAAATTTTAA
- a CDS encoding response regulator: protein MIDQPCVVYLVDDEADYRFLVQQVFSIFLPGQQIRFFGSGLDLVAHLELASDQKKGTPEVLILDIDMPRMNGFQTLLQVKRHPDWQGVPVVMMTNRDQAEYAQESYRLGASAFLLKPINLNAIRDVMGFLCEHKGDFEQLPGLIRRGA, encoded by the coding sequence ATGATTGATCAGCCATGTGTAGTATACCTCGTTGATGATGAGGCTGATTACCGGTTTCTTGTGCAACAGGTTTTTTCAATTTTCCTGCCGGGTCAGCAAATCCGTTTTTTTGGGAGCGGCCTGGACCTGGTGGCACATCTGGAACTTGCATCCGACCAGAAAAAGGGAACGCCGGAGGTATTGATACTCGATATCGATATGCCCCGTATGAATGGTTTTCAGACGCTGCTGCAGGTAAAAAGGCACCCCGACTGGCAGGGTGTACCCGTAGTGATGATGACCAACCGCGACCAGGCAGAATATGCGCAGGAAAGCTACCGGCTCGGTGCCAGTGCTTTTCTGCTGAAACCCATTAACCTGAATGCAATCAGGGATGTAATGGGCTTTTTGTGCGAACACAAAGGTGACTTTGAGCAGCTCCCCGGATTGATCAGGCGGGGCGCCTGA